The Amycolatopsis sp. DG1A-15b genome window below encodes:
- the metG gene encoding methionine--tRNA ligase, whose product MSTPVLTAVAWPYANGPRHIGHVSGFGVPSDVFSRYQRMAGNRVLMVSGTDEHGTPITVQADNENSTPQETADKYTRQIGNDLQGLGLSYDLFTRTSTGNHAEVTQQIFLALHRNGYVVPKTTRGAISPSTGRTLPDRYVEGTCPICGYDGARGDQCDNCGNQLDAAELINPKSRINGETPKFVETEHYFLDLPAFTKTLGDWLGTKNDWRPNVLNFTKNLIDDMRPRPITRDLDWGVKIPLDGWRDQPLKRFYVWFDAVIGYFSASVEWARRSGNPDAWQEWWNNADARSYYFMGKDNITFHAQIWPALLFGHNGEGDKGGEPGKYGKLHLPDEIVSSEFLTMSGSKFSTSRGRVIYVEDFLRDFGPDTLRYFISVAGPETQDTDFTWDEFVRRTNFELANEWGNLVNRSISMAHKNVGAIPRPEAPTAADEDLKALSRKAFDTAGAHLARSRFKLAAAEAMKVVTAANKYISDQEPWKLKDDPTRRDTVLHTALQVVSDANTLLTPFLPHSAQKVHEALGGTGVWAAQPELKEVDDLDIAGRVNPILTGDYAAEQAKWASTPIEVGKPLAKPSPLFTKLDPALGETGPEWAPIIKE is encoded by the coding sequence ATGAGCACCCCTGTGTTGACCGCGGTGGCCTGGCCCTACGCCAACGGCCCCCGCCACATCGGCCACGTGTCCGGATTCGGCGTCCCGTCCGACGTCTTCTCCCGCTACCAGCGAATGGCCGGCAACCGGGTGCTCATGGTCTCCGGGACCGACGAACACGGCACCCCGATCACCGTCCAGGCGGACAACGAGAACTCGACCCCGCAGGAGACCGCGGACAAGTACACCCGCCAGATCGGCAACGACCTGCAGGGCCTCGGGCTGTCCTACGACCTGTTCACGCGGACCTCCACCGGCAACCACGCCGAGGTGACGCAGCAGATCTTCCTGGCGCTGCACCGCAACGGCTACGTCGTGCCCAAGACGACACGCGGCGCGATCAGCCCGTCCACCGGCCGCACGCTGCCCGACCGCTACGTCGAGGGCACCTGCCCGATCTGCGGGTACGACGGCGCGCGCGGCGACCAGTGCGACAACTGCGGCAACCAGCTCGACGCCGCGGAGCTGATCAACCCGAAGTCGCGGATCAACGGCGAGACGCCGAAGTTCGTCGAGACCGAGCACTACTTCCTCGACCTGCCGGCGTTCACCAAGACCCTCGGCGACTGGCTCGGCACCAAGAACGACTGGCGCCCGAACGTCCTCAACTTCACCAAGAACCTGATCGACGACATGCGGCCCCGGCCGATCACCCGTGACCTCGACTGGGGCGTCAAGATCCCCCTCGACGGCTGGCGCGACCAGCCGCTGAAGCGGTTCTACGTCTGGTTCGACGCGGTGATCGGCTACTTCTCGGCCAGCGTCGAGTGGGCGCGGCGCTCCGGCAACCCGGACGCGTGGCAGGAGTGGTGGAACAACGCCGACGCCCGGTCGTACTACTTCATGGGCAAGGACAACATCACCTTCCACGCCCAGATCTGGCCTGCCCTGCTGTTCGGGCACAACGGCGAGGGCGACAAGGGTGGCGAGCCGGGCAAGTACGGCAAGCTGCACCTGCCGGACGAGATCGTCTCCAGCGAGTTCCTCACCATGAGCGGCTCGAAGTTCTCGACCTCCCGCGGGCGCGTCATCTACGTCGAGGACTTCCTGCGCGACTTCGGCCCGGACACGCTGCGGTACTTCATCTCGGTCGCCGGCCCGGAGACCCAGGACACCGACTTCACCTGGGACGAGTTCGTCCGCCGGACCAACTTCGAGCTGGCCAACGAGTGGGGCAACCTGGTCAACCGGTCCATCTCGATGGCGCACAAGAACGTCGGCGCCATCCCGCGCCCGGAGGCCCCGACGGCGGCCGACGAGGACCTGAAGGCGTTGTCCCGCAAGGCGTTCGACACCGCCGGCGCGCACCTGGCCCGGTCCCGGTTCAAGCTGGCCGCGGCCGAGGCGATGAAGGTCGTCACCGCGGCGAACAAGTACATCTCCGACCAGGAGCCGTGGAAGCTGAAGGACGACCCCACGCGGCGCGACACCGTGCTGCACACCGCGCTGCAGGTCGTCAGCGACGCGAACACGCTGCTGACGCCGTTCCTGCCGCACTCGGCGCAGAAGGTGCACGAGGCCCTCGGCGGCACCGGCGTCTGGGCCGCCCAGCCGGAGCTCAAGGAGGTCGACGACCTCGACATCGCCGGCCGGGTCAACCCGATCCTCACCGGCGACTACGCGGCCGAGCAGGCGAAGTGGGCGTCGACGCCGATCGAGGTCGGCAAGCCGCTCGCCAAGCCGAGCCCGTTGTTCACCAAGCTCGACCCGGCGCTCGGCGAGACCGGTCCGGAGTGGGCGCCGATCATCAAGGAGTAA
- a CDS encoding PadR family transcriptional regulator, protein MSATRLLVLGVVRMYGRAHGYQVRRELLTWSADKWANVQPGSIYHALKKMSAEDLLEQVDVEPGEGGPDRIAYRLTGEGEQEYQVLLSKALSDPQLNHPDLSAAISLMTTLPRARVINLLRHRLVHLEAEQRQAELMLEELKVNMGLGTPEHVGELYRLWGGITDASLTWLAALIARLEAGEYVMADESGEAFGEPTAR, encoded by the coding sequence TTGTCGGCGACACGGCTGCTCGTGCTCGGGGTGGTGCGCATGTACGGCCGCGCGCACGGCTACCAGGTGCGGCGCGAGCTGCTGACCTGGTCGGCGGACAAGTGGGCCAACGTCCAGCCCGGGTCGATCTACCACGCCCTGAAGAAGATGAGCGCCGAGGACCTGCTGGAGCAGGTCGACGTCGAACCGGGCGAGGGTGGCCCGGACCGGATCGCCTACCGGCTCACCGGCGAGGGCGAGCAGGAGTACCAGGTGCTGCTGTCGAAGGCGCTGTCGGACCCCCAGCTCAACCACCCCGACCTGTCGGCCGCGATCTCGCTGATGACCACCCTGCCCCGGGCGCGCGTGATCAACCTGCTCCGGCACCGGCTGGTGCACCTGGAAGCCGAGCAGCGGCAGGCGGAGCTGATGCTCGAGGAGCTGAAGGTCAACATGGGCCTCGGGACGCCTGAGCACGTGGGCGAGCTGTACCGGTTGTGGGGCGGGATCACCGACGCGAGCCTCACCTGGCTGGCGGCGCTGATCGCCCGGCTGGAGGCGGGCGAGTACGTGATGGCCGACGAGTCCGGGGAGGCGTTCGGCGAGCCGACCGCCCGGTAA
- a CDS encoding ATP-binding cassette domain-containing protein, producing the protein MITARGLERRFRRKGRTGGEVHAVKGVDLDVEAGELVGFLGPNGAGKTTTLRMLTTLLKPTAGTATVGGCDLLSDPLGVRKRIGYVAQGGGSAPESKVADELELQGRLYRMSKASAIARGAELAEQLDLTGLDQRLTKTLSGGQRRRLDIALGLIHSPALVFLDEPSTGLDPQSRANLWEHIRRLRADQGVTVFLTTHYLDEADALSDRLIVIDDGRIVAEGTPDALKARVNGDRVEVGVDPGQATDAAEIAGRLTGAQELSTDGGEVRFRVPRGDVALPELLRALDAKGITMLSVQVHRPTLDDVFLTLTGRSLREAEEAGRAA; encoded by the coding sequence ATGATCACGGCACGCGGTCTCGAGCGGCGGTTCCGCCGCAAGGGCCGCACTGGGGGCGAAGTCCACGCGGTGAAGGGCGTCGACCTCGACGTCGAAGCGGGCGAGCTGGTCGGCTTTCTCGGCCCGAACGGCGCCGGGAAGACGACCACGCTGCGCATGCTGACCACGCTGCTCAAGCCGACCGCGGGCACCGCGACCGTCGGCGGCTGCGACCTGCTGTCCGACCCGCTGGGCGTGCGCAAGCGCATCGGCTACGTCGCCCAGGGCGGCGGCAGCGCACCGGAGAGCAAGGTCGCCGACGAGCTGGAACTGCAGGGCAGGCTCTACCGGATGAGCAAGGCCAGCGCGATCGCGCGCGGCGCCGAACTCGCCGAGCAGCTCGACCTGACCGGGCTGGACCAGCGGCTGACCAAGACGCTGTCGGGCGGGCAGCGACGGCGGCTCGACATCGCGCTCGGGCTGATCCACTCGCCGGCCCTGGTGTTCCTCGACGAGCCGTCGACCGGCCTCGACCCGCAGAGCCGCGCCAACCTGTGGGAGCACATCCGCCGGCTGCGCGCCGACCAGGGCGTCACGGTCTTCCTCACCACCCACTACCTCGACGAGGCGGACGCGCTGTCGGACCGGCTGATCGTGATCGACGACGGCCGGATCGTCGCCGAGGGAACGCCGGACGCGCTCAAGGCGCGGGTCAACGGCGACCGCGTCGAAGTGGGTGTCGACCCCGGGCAGGCCACCGACGCCGCCGAGATCGCCGGGCGGCTCACCGGCGCGCAGGAGCTGTCCACCGACGGCGGGGAGGTCCGGTTCCGGGTGCCGCGCGGCGACGTCGCGCTGCCGGAGCTGCTGCGCGCCCTGGACGCCAAGGGCATCACGATGCTGTCGGTCCAGGTCCACCGGCCGACGCTCGACGACGTTTTCCTGACCCTGACCGGGCGTTCGCTGCGGGAAGCGGAGGAGGCCGGCCGTGCTGCGTGA
- a CDS encoding ABC transporter permease: MLRDTWLIFRRDMTAALRNPTWVLIGIMQPLLYLFLFGPLMVQAMQGQGLTEVQGWMLLTPALIAQLALFGSSFVGFGLLAEYRSGVVERFRVTPVSRIALLLGKVLANALQAVVQAVLIIVLAALVFPLDAPVGGVLLCLVIVFLLAVSLASCSYALALTLKSEETFPALLNAVLIPLLLLSGILLPITAGKAPDWLYTVSRINPFRHVVDVERNSFGGDFTMDALFTGSVVVLVMAVLSLWWGTRTFQKENA, encoded by the coding sequence GTGCTGCGTGACACCTGGCTGATCTTCCGCCGCGACATGACCGCGGCGCTGCGCAACCCGACCTGGGTGCTGATCGGCATCATGCAGCCGCTGCTGTACCTGTTCCTGTTCGGGCCGCTGATGGTGCAGGCCATGCAGGGCCAGGGCCTGACCGAAGTGCAGGGCTGGATGCTGCTGACCCCGGCGCTGATCGCCCAGCTGGCCCTGTTCGGCAGCTCGTTCGTCGGCTTCGGGCTGCTGGCCGAATACCGCTCCGGCGTCGTCGAGCGGTTCCGGGTGACACCGGTCAGCCGGATCGCGCTGCTGCTGGGCAAGGTACTGGCCAACGCGCTGCAGGCCGTGGTGCAGGCCGTGTTGATCATCGTGCTGGCCGCGCTGGTGTTTCCCCTCGACGCACCCGTCGGCGGCGTGCTGCTGTGCCTGGTGATCGTGTTCCTGCTCGCGGTGTCGCTGGCATCGTGCTCCTACGCGCTGGCGTTGACGCTGAAGAGCGAGGAGACGTTCCCCGCCCTGCTCAACGCGGTGCTCATCCCGCTGCTGCTGCTCTCCGGGATCCTGCTGCCGATCACCGCCGGGAAGGCGCCGGACTGGCTCTACACGGTCTCGCGGATCAACCCGTTCCGGCACGTCGTCGACGTCGAGCGGAACAGCTTCGGCGGTGACTTCACGATGGATGCGCTGTTCACGGGCAGTGTCGTGGTGCTGGTGATGGCGGTGTTGTCCCTGTGGTGGGGAACACGGACCTTCCAGAAGGAAAACGCCTGA
- a CDS encoding GH25 family lysozyme has product MTEPESELGISLSHREHVTDWQAVRAAQTRFVSVTISENVNWSNPAAERNLAGAQEAGLHAGGRHYARPGAVHDQADFFVRTASRLGAFAPGSLAPALEVAAPSVDDRFVKAWIKHVRHAARIERVLVYADHDCWQHRLHPDRWADSEVVLWLVRHNGIPGRAGWFHSRLGVHQHAYAPDVPGIAAPVEQNAVVYPFTLGDLLL; this is encoded by the coding sequence GTGACAGAGCCGGAGAGTGAACTCGGCATCTCGCTGTCCCACCGCGAGCACGTGACCGACTGGCAGGCCGTGCGCGCCGCGCAGACCCGGTTCGTGTCGGTGACGATCAGCGAGAACGTCAACTGGAGCAACCCCGCCGCGGAGCGCAACCTGGCCGGCGCGCAGGAAGCCGGGCTGCACGCCGGCGGACGGCACTACGCCCGGCCCGGTGCGGTGCACGACCAGGCGGACTTCTTCGTGCGGACGGCGAGCCGGCTCGGCGCGTTCGCCCCGGGCTCGCTGGCGCCGGCGCTGGAGGTGGCGGCGCCGAGCGTCGACGACCGGTTCGTCAAGGCGTGGATCAAGCACGTCCGGCACGCGGCGCGCATCGAACGGGTGCTGGTCTACGCCGACCACGACTGCTGGCAGCACCGGCTGCACCCGGACCGCTGGGCCGACAGCGAGGTCGTGCTGTGGCTGGTCCGGCACAACGGCATCCCGGGGCGCGCGGGCTGGTTCCACTCGCGGCTCGGCGTGCACCAGCACGCGTACGCCCCGGACGTGCCCGGCATCGCCGCGCCGGTGGAGCAGAACGCCGTCGTGTACCCGTTCACATTGGGCGACCTGCTGCTCTGA
- a CDS encoding aminodeoxychorismate synthase component I, translating to MRVTSRPLRTNLTPSRAFSVLAHHAAARGLPPPAMLSGEWFSSRAVIAPSPDLSPGAFPALTEQADAEPGVVGGGWFGYLAYDLADPSHRTGSLPASAWGWADHVLRWSASGTCYLESLDGGGPALSTMESLLAADVPARSWTAGPLRRPLPSEHRDAVKACVHAIEAGELFQANICARFTGTFSGSPSALFAAGVRSIAPRRAAFLAGSWGSVVSFSPELFLARHGRSVRSTPIKGTLPRRGPEDDGNAALLRRSTKDVAENVMITDLVRNDLGRVCEVGSVTVPSLLEVRPAPGVWHLDSTVTGVLRPSVPDSELLDATFPPGSVTGAPKIRALDLIAALESRGRGVYTGAIGLVSPVAGLELNVAIRTFEIAGGTIALGVGGGITADSDPEAEWQECLHKAAPLEHLLANPLLAGVEQ from the coding sequence ATGCGCGTGACGAGCAGGCCGCTCCGGACGAACCTGACGCCGTCGCGCGCTTTCTCGGTACTCGCCCACCACGCCGCCGCACGCGGGTTGCCGCCGCCCGCGATGCTGTCCGGCGAGTGGTTTTCTTCCCGGGCGGTGATCGCGCCGTCGCCGGACCTGTCGCCCGGCGCTTTTCCGGCTCTCACCGAGCAGGCCGACGCCGAGCCGGGCGTGGTCGGCGGCGGCTGGTTCGGGTACCTGGCCTACGACCTGGCCGACCCCTCGCACCGGACCGGTTCGCTGCCCGCTTCGGCGTGGGGCTGGGCGGACCACGTGCTGCGGTGGTCCGCCTCGGGCACCTGTTACCTGGAATCCCTGGACGGCGGCGGCCCCGCGCTGTCCACAATGGAGTCACTGCTGGCCGCGGATGTTCCGGCCCGTTCGTGGACGGCGGGGCCACTGCGGCGTCCGCTGCCGTCGGAGCACCGGGACGCGGTCAAGGCGTGCGTGCACGCGATCGAGGCCGGGGAGCTGTTCCAGGCCAACATCTGCGCGCGGTTCACGGGCACGTTCTCCGGCTCGCCGTCGGCGTTGTTCGCGGCCGGAGTGCGGTCGATTGCCCCCCGCCGCGCGGCCTTCCTGGCCGGCTCGTGGGGTTCGGTGGTCTCGTTCTCTCCGGAGCTGTTCCTCGCGCGCCACGGACGTTCGGTGCGGTCGACGCCGATCAAGGGGACCCTCCCCCGCCGCGGGCCGGAGGACGACGGGAACGCCGCGTTGCTGCGCCGGTCCACCAAGGACGTCGCGGAGAACGTGATGATCACGGACCTGGTGCGCAACGACCTCGGCCGGGTGTGCGAGGTCGGGTCGGTGACGGTGCCCTCGCTGCTGGAGGTCCGGCCGGCGCCGGGGGTCTGGCACCTGGACTCGACGGTGACGGGAGTGCTGCGGCCTTCGGTCCCGGACTCCGAACTGCTCGACGCGACGTTCCCGCCGGGGTCGGTGACGGGCGCGCCGAAGATCCGCGCGCTGGACCTGATCGCCGCGCTGGAGAGCCGCGGCCGTGGGGTCTACACGGGCGCGATCGGGCTGGTGTCACCGGTGGCGGGACTGGAGCTGAACGTCGCGATCCGGACGTTCGAGATCGCCGGCGGCACGATCGCACTGGGTGTCGGCGGCGGCATCACCGCGGATTCGGACCCGGAGGCGGAGTGGCAGGAGTGCCTCCACAAGGCGGCACCCCTGGAACACCTCCTGGCGAACCCGCTACTTGCCGGGGTCGAGCAGTAG
- a CDS encoding QsdR family transcriptional regulator yields MSHSAAFDLARDWFLAGRRVDMGELAEALSISRATLHRRVGSRDLLLGEILWSLSSASIARLWPSCAGRGAAGIADFVSGYVRFANDSPPFRDFLRREPERALRLLTTRASVCQRRTTEKLESLLAGEVSAGRLVPPLPVPDLAYLLVRIGESFVYTDVITGDAPDAAKAHAAVTALLT; encoded by the coding sequence ATGTCTCACTCGGCTGCGTTCGACCTCGCCCGCGACTGGTTCCTGGCCGGCCGGCGGGTGGACATGGGCGAGCTGGCGGAGGCGCTGTCGATCAGCCGCGCGACCCTGCACCGCCGGGTGGGCTCCCGCGACCTGCTGCTGGGCGAGATCCTGTGGTCGCTTTCGTCCGCTTCGATCGCGCGCCTGTGGCCGTCGTGCGCCGGGCGCGGAGCCGCGGGGATCGCGGACTTCGTGAGCGGGTACGTCCGGTTCGCGAACGACTCGCCACCGTTCCGCGACTTCCTCCGCCGCGAGCCGGAGCGGGCACTGCGGCTGCTGACCACCCGGGCGAGCGTGTGCCAGCGGCGGACGACGGAGAAGCTGGAGTCACTGCTGGCCGGGGAGGTGTCAGCCGGGCGGCTGGTCCCGCCGCTGCCGGTGCCGGACCTGGCTTACCTGCTGGTGCGGATCGGCGAGTCGTTCGTGTACACGGACGTGATCACCGGAGACGCACCTGATGCGGCGAAGGCGCACGCCGCAGTGACCGCGCTGCTGACCTGA
- the rsmI gene encoding 16S rRNA (cytidine(1402)-2'-O)-methyltransferase, with amino-acid sequence MTSGRLILAATPLGDVRDASPRLVSALAEADVIAAEDTRRLRSLASALEVTPRGRVVSFYEDVETARLPKLLEALHAGETVVLVTDAGMPSVSDPGFRLVAACVAEDLPVTCLPGPSAVTTALALSGLPCDRFCFEGFAPRKPGERTKWLTSLRAEPRTAVFFESPHRLGSLLADAVSVLGGSRQAAVCRELTKTYEEVKRGTLAELASWAADGVRGEITVVLSGAEPRSVSVADLVDEVAARVASGERLKSAAAEVAEATGVSKKELYDAVLAARKAGTGGHVG; translated from the coding sequence GTGACTTCGGGCCGCCTCATCCTCGCCGCCACCCCGCTCGGCGACGTCCGCGACGCTTCACCGCGCCTGGTTTCCGCACTGGCGGAAGCCGACGTCATCGCGGCGGAGGACACGCGGCGGCTGCGATCGCTGGCTTCCGCGCTGGAAGTGACCCCGCGCGGCCGGGTGGTGAGCTTCTACGAGGACGTGGAAACGGCGCGCCTGCCCAAGCTGCTCGAGGCGCTGCACGCGGGCGAGACGGTGGTCCTGGTGACGGACGCCGGGATGCCGAGCGTGTCCGACCCGGGCTTCCGCCTGGTGGCGGCCTGTGTGGCGGAAGACCTGCCGGTGACGTGCCTGCCGGGCCCGTCCGCGGTGACGACGGCGCTCGCGTTGTCCGGATTGCCGTGCGACCGGTTCTGTTTCGAGGGGTTCGCGCCGCGCAAGCCGGGCGAGCGGACGAAGTGGCTGACGTCGTTGCGCGCCGAACCCCGGACCGCGGTGTTCTTCGAGTCCCCGCACCGCCTGGGCTCGCTGCTGGCCGACGCGGTGTCTGTTTTGGGCGGTTCACGGCAGGCCGCGGTGTGCCGTGAGCTGACGAAGACATACGAAGAGGTGAAGCGGGGAACGCTCGCGGAACTGGCTTCGTGGGCCGCGGACGGGGTACGCGGCGAGATCACGGTGGTGCTCTCGGGTGCCGAGCCGCGGTCGGTATCGGTGGCGGACCTGGTGGACGAGGTCGCGGCGCGGGTGGCTTCGGGCGAGCGCTTGAAGTCCGCGGCGGCGGAGGTCGCCGAGGCGACCGGCGTGTCCAAAAAGGAGCTTTACGACGCCGTGCTGGCGGCCCGGAAGGCGGGGACCGGTGGGCACGTGGGGTGA
- a CDS encoding phospholipid carrier-dependent glycosyltransferase, translating to MTAVLTRPDDESVRPDPVEALRPPTDRELTLLGRGMPADRLRGWVVTLVLTVIGGIVRLQNLGVPTDKGSPVFDEKHYVPQAWQVLRNGGYEDNYGYELVVHPPLAKQLIAIGEWLFGYNGWGWRIMPALAGTLMVLLVVRIARRLTRSTLLGGIAGILVISDGVLHLQSRMGMLDIFIALFVLAAFACLLADRDQVRERLATAVREGWVNESVWGPKLGFRWWRFATGLMIGLTFGVKWSALYYIVAFGLLCVGFDVAARRAAGVERPWLGTIRRDVLPALWAILIIPFLMYFAAYWAWFASETATDRHYTEIKDIAPGFWSWVPPALRSLGDYTGNVLHFHETLVTPKDNPHPWESKPWTWPMGLRPMLYSYNGEVTGCGEARCISATMLIGTPAMWWLAIPMLGWAAWRSIFRADWRYAAVLVGYLGGYVFWFTNIDRQMYFFYATPLAAFLVLGLTLCLGQILGSARRGFERRGTGLLVVSLYVGLVVANFAWLWPILNGIAITNGQWEAERWLPSWR from the coding sequence GTGACCGCCGTGCTGACCCGTCCCGACGACGAGAGCGTCCGGCCGGACCCGGTCGAGGCGCTCCGGCCGCCCACCGACCGCGAGCTGACCCTGCTCGGCCGAGGCATGCCGGCCGACCGGCTGCGCGGCTGGGTCGTCACCCTCGTGCTGACCGTGATCGGCGGCATCGTCCGGCTGCAGAACCTCGGCGTGCCGACCGACAAGGGCAGCCCCGTCTTCGACGAGAAGCACTACGTGCCGCAGGCGTGGCAGGTGCTGCGCAACGGCGGTTACGAGGACAACTACGGCTACGAACTGGTCGTCCACCCACCGCTGGCGAAGCAGCTGATCGCGATCGGCGAATGGCTGTTCGGCTACAACGGCTGGGGCTGGCGCATCATGCCCGCGCTGGCCGGCACGCTGATGGTGCTGCTGGTCGTCCGCATCGCCCGCCGCCTGACGCGCTCGACGCTGCTCGGCGGCATCGCCGGCATCCTGGTGATCAGCGACGGCGTCCTGCACCTGCAGTCGCGCATGGGCATGCTCGACATCTTCATCGCGCTGTTCGTGCTCGCCGCGTTCGCCTGCCTGCTCGCCGACCGCGACCAGGTGCGCGAGCGGCTCGCGACGGCGGTCCGCGAGGGCTGGGTCAACGAGTCCGTCTGGGGCCCCAAGCTCGGGTTCCGCTGGTGGCGGTTCGCGACCGGCCTGATGATCGGGCTCACCTTCGGCGTCAAGTGGTCGGCGCTGTACTACATCGTCGCGTTCGGGCTGCTCTGCGTCGGCTTCGACGTCGCCGCCCGGCGCGCGGCCGGCGTCGAACGGCCCTGGCTGGGCACGATCCGCCGGGACGTGCTGCCCGCGCTGTGGGCGATCCTGATCATCCCGTTCCTGATGTACTTCGCCGCGTACTGGGCCTGGTTCGCCAGCGAGACCGCCACCGACCGGCACTACACCGAGATCAAGGACATCGCCCCGGGCTTCTGGTCGTGGGTGCCGCCGGCGCTGCGCTCGCTCGGCGACTACACGGGCAACGTCCTGCACTTCCACGAAACGCTGGTCACGCCCAAGGACAACCCGCACCCGTGGGAGTCGAAGCCGTGGACGTGGCCGATGGGCCTGCGCCCGATGCTCTACAGCTACAACGGCGAAGTCACCGGCTGCGGCGAGGCCCGCTGCATCAGCGCGACGATGCTGATCGGCACCCCGGCGATGTGGTGGCTGGCGATCCCGATGCTCGGCTGGGCGGCGTGGCGCTCGATCTTCCGCGCGGACTGGCGCTACGCCGCCGTGCTGGTCGGCTACCTCGGCGGGTACGTCTTCTGGTTCACCAACATCGACCGCCAGATGTACTTCTTCTACGCGACGCCGCTGGCGGCGTTCCTGGTGCTGGGGCTGACGTTGTGCCTGGGCCAGATCCTCGGCAGCGCCCGGCGCGGCTTCGAGAGACGCGGCACGGGCCTGCTGGTGGTGTCGCTGTACGTCGGGCTGGTGGTGGCGAACTTCGCCTGGCTGTGGCCGATCCTGAACGGCATCGCGATCACGAACGGCCAGTGGGAGGCCGAGCGCTGGCTGCCGTCCTGGCGCTAG
- a CDS encoding helix-turn-helix transcriptional regulator: MLLGAFDLPAGTWFPWHEHPAHQLVWSARGVVAVKAGDAGWVLPPTRALWMPAGVRHRTGALGRAALRGIYADPARSPVSWPEPRMVVVRPLLRELLEYLTGDGVAPAARLRAEAVAFDLLEPLDVVPIVVPSPSDPRALDVAAAVFANPADPRTLAEFGRAVGAAERTLARIFVRECRMPFGTWRTQVRLRAALPLLAEATPLETVACRVGYSSASAFVAAFRRAVGVTPGAYFAG, from the coding sequence ATGCTGCTCGGCGCCTTCGACCTGCCCGCCGGCACCTGGTTCCCGTGGCACGAGCACCCGGCTCACCAGCTGGTCTGGTCGGCCCGCGGCGTCGTCGCGGTCAAGGCGGGCGACGCCGGCTGGGTGCTGCCGCCGACGCGGGCCCTCTGGATGCCCGCCGGCGTCCGGCACCGCACCGGCGCGCTCGGGCGGGCGGCCCTGCGCGGCATCTACGCCGACCCGGCGCGCTCGCCGGTGTCGTGGCCGGAGCCGCGGATGGTCGTCGTCCGGCCGCTGCTGCGGGAACTGCTGGAGTACCTGACCGGCGACGGCGTCGCGCCCGCGGCCCGGCTGCGCGCCGAAGCCGTGGCCTTCGACCTGCTGGAGCCCCTGGACGTGGTGCCGATCGTGGTGCCGTCGCCGTCCGACCCGCGCGCGCTCGACGTGGCGGCGGCCGTGTTCGCGAACCCGGCCGATCCGCGGACCCTGGCCGAGTTCGGCCGCGCCGTCGGGGCCGCGGAACGGACGCTGGCGCGGATCTTCGTCCGCGAGTGCCGGATGCCGTTCGGGACCTGGCGCACGCAGGTGCGGCTGCGTGCGGCGTTGCCGCTGCTGGCCGAGGCGACGCCGTTGGAGACGGTGGCCTGCCGCGTCGGGTACAGCTCGGCGAGTGCGTTCGTCGCGGCTTTCCGGCGGGCCGTCGGGGTCACGCCCGGGGCGTACTTCGCGGGCTGA
- a CDS encoding class I SAM-dependent methyltransferase — protein MPMNLIHRKICSSAKWADTVEERLTPWLARHDLGDDVLELGPGFGATTKVLLDVVPKLTVLEIDPASTELLRAKFGTRADVVAGSGAEMPFEAGRFSAVVCFTMLHHVPTVPLQDAIFAEAARVLRPGGRFCGTDSQLSFRFRLLHIGDTMNVVDASTLPERLAKAGFEQVEVKARPKEIVTFSAVKPG, from the coding sequence ATGCCGATGAACCTCATCCACCGCAAGATCTGCAGCTCCGCCAAGTGGGCGGACACCGTCGAGGAACGCCTGACGCCCTGGCTGGCCCGCCACGACCTCGGCGACGACGTCCTCGAGCTCGGTCCCGGCTTCGGCGCGACGACGAAGGTGCTGCTCGACGTGGTGCCGAAGCTGACGGTCCTGGAGATCGATCCGGCCTCGACCGAGCTCCTGCGCGCGAAGTTCGGCACCCGCGCCGACGTCGTGGCGGGCAGCGGCGCGGAGATGCCGTTCGAAGCCGGCCGTTTTTCGGCGGTCGTCTGCTTCACGATGCTGCACCACGTTCCGACGGTGCCGTTGCAGGACGCGATCTTCGCCGAAGCCGCCCGGGTGCTGCGCCCGGGCGGGCGGTTCTGCGGGACCGACAGCCAGCTCAGCTTCCGCTTCCGGCTCCTGCACATCGGCGACACGATGAACGTGGTCGACGCGTCGACGCTGCCGGAACGCCTGGCGAAGGCCGGCTTCGAGCAGGTCGAGGTGAAGGCCCGGCCGAAGGAGATCGTGACCTTCTCGGCCGTGAAGCCCGGCTAG
- a CDS encoding helix-turn-helix transcriptional regulator → MLSSNDLARLRRRLGLTQEDVATRIDVSTGTISRIENGEFSFSNKEYERLLNKLREERLREETRELPYVAFSTLKELFEEAEAQSKIK, encoded by the coding sequence ATGCTTTCTTCCAACGACCTCGCACGCTTGCGGCGCAGGCTCGGACTTACCCAAGAGGACGTAGCTACCAGGATAGATGTCAGCACCGGGACCATCAGCAGGATCGAAAATGGAGAGTTCAGCTTCTCCAACAAAGAATACGAGAGACTTCTAAACAAGCTACGAGAGGAGCGATTACGCGAAGAGACTAGAGAGCTTCCTTATGTTGCTTTTTCCACTCTCAAAGAACTCTTCGAAGAAGCTGAAGCGCAGTCAAAGATTAAGTAG